The following proteins are encoded in a genomic region of [Limnothrix rosea] IAM M-220:
- a CDS encoding ABC transporter ATP-binding protein produces MAASSRLRRLITYLVPYKKQVYIGIIALLIVNGLGVYLPLILSNTIDSLRTEVGLPTLTRSVLLMLVLASVMWGFRMLSRVSIFGVGRQVEFDLKQRIFQHLLTLEPAYFANQSSGDLINRATSDVDNVRRLLGFSVLSLANTIFAYVMTLPVMLSLHGKLSLMAIAVYPAMLITVQLFSGRLRDEQKNVQEELSELSQLIQEDMSGISLIKIYAQENNERQAFDARNQKLLRANLGLARTRNLLFPLIEGISYISLLILLAFGARAIAAEELTVGNFVALILLIERLVFPTALLGFTITSYQRGEVSIDRVEAILDNEPHIQDEPQSITLDPKTVTGKITARNLSFAYPEGDRPALDDLNFTIYPGETIAIVGSIGSGKSTLANALPRLIDIEPGQLFLDGEDITNIRLEDLRRAIAYVPQESFLFSSQIRENIAYGLPGSPQPTIEHSAERAQIHSEILNFPKQYETLVGERGITLSGGQRQRSSLARAFMIDAPVLILDDALSSVDNRTATEILDYLSHSPDTKTVIFITHQLSAAAKGDRIFVMDHGKITQVGVHEELVAQEGLYKKLWEQNQLAEILS; encoded by the coding sequence ATGGCTGCTTCTTCGCGACTTCGGAGGCTAATAACCTATCTCGTTCCCTACAAAAAACAGGTTTATATCGGCATCATTGCGTTGCTTATCGTCAATGGCTTGGGAGTCTATCTCCCGCTTATTTTAAGTAACACCATTGATTCGCTACGTACCGAAGTTGGTTTGCCAACTCTGACCCGGTCTGTTCTCCTGATGTTGGTCTTGGCCTCGGTGATGTGGGGATTCCGGATGTTATCGCGGGTCTCAATCTTTGGGGTGGGTCGTCAGGTCGAGTTTGATTTAAAGCAGCGCATTTTTCAGCATCTATTAACCTTAGAGCCGGCCTATTTTGCCAATCAATCCTCTGGTGATTTGATTAACCGCGCCACCAGCGATGTGGATAATGTGCGGCGTTTATTGGGCTTTTCGGTACTGAGTTTGGCGAATACAATTTTTGCCTACGTGATGACATTGCCTGTGATGTTATCGCTGCACGGTAAGTTAAGTCTCATGGCGATCGCCGTGTATCCAGCCATGTTGATTACGGTGCAACTGTTTAGTGGACGACTGCGGGACGAACAGAAAAATGTTCAAGAAGAATTATCGGAACTTAGTCAGCTAATCCAAGAGGATATGAGCGGCATTTCCCTGATTAAAATTTACGCGCAGGAAAATAATGAACGCCAAGCCTTTGACGCTCGTAACCAAAAATTACTCCGTGCCAACCTCGGTCTAGCTCGCACCCGAAATTTACTCTTTCCGCTCATTGAAGGAATTTCCTATATTAGTCTGCTAATTTTGCTGGCCTTTGGTGCAAGGGCGATCGCCGCAGAAGAATTAACGGTGGGTAACTTCGTTGCACTGATTTTATTAATTGAGCGTTTAGTTTTCCCCACAGCACTTTTAGGGTTTACGATTACATCCTATCAACGGGGTGAAGTGAGCATTGACCGTGTGGAAGCCATCCTTGATAACGAGCCTCATATTCAAGATGAACCCCAATCGATTACCCTCGATCCGAAAACTGTCACAGGCAAAATTACGGCGCGAAATCTTAGTTTTGCCTACCCCGAAGGCGATCGCCCTGCCCTAGACGATTTGAATTTTACGATTTATCCCGGCGAAACCATTGCCATTGTCGGTTCCATCGGTTCCGGCAAATCAACCCTCGCCAATGCCCTCCCCCGCCTCATCGATATTGAACCCGGCCAACTGTTCCTTGATGGTGAAGATATTACAAATATCCGTCTCGAAGATCTCCGTAGGGCGATCGCCTACGTGCCCCAAGAGAGCTTCCTGTTTAGCTCACAGATTCGAGAGAACATTGCCTACGGTTTACCCGGCAGTCCCCAACCGACCATCGAACATTCTGCTGAACGCGCCCAAATCCATAGCGAAATCCTCAATTTCCCTAAGCAATATGAAACCCTTGTGGGTGAGCGGGGCATTACGCTTTCAGGCGGTCAACGGCAACGAAGTTCCCTCGCCCGCGCCTTTATGATCGATGCGCCTGTGTTGATTCTTGATGATGCCCTCTCCAGCGTTGATAACCGTACTGCCACCGAAATCCTCGATTACCTCTCCCATTCTCCCGATACCAAAACCGTTATCTT
- a CDS encoding CheR family methyltransferase: MPTPVVTVSDIQSIGILVGDRLGFTIADVEYQRLKQTINLALERLELSCVADYRVLLEKNPIDSAVWQQIIIALANTESYFFREWGQFDLLRSHILPELIQRRSPEKRLALWSAGCATGEEAYSLAILLTELIPDIETWQITIFGTDINTEALAIATQGEYGAWSLRRQSNVVNKYCLMSDTGSQRIKSEVRQLVKFMPLNLLESCLPDFLQNIDVILCRHVFLHFENEAIAKVLAHFRQALKVDGYLLTGHSELYGVPSQDFRADIFAGSMIYRPQREPARKPPVTSLPRLQRRSPQLSQRQLYLSDPMFDLDQAI, from the coding sequence GTGCCCACGCCCGTTGTAACTGTCTCAGATATTCAATCCATTGGTATTTTAGTCGGCGATCGCCTCGGCTTTACTATTGCTGATGTGGAATATCAACGTCTAAAGCAAACGATTAATCTCGCATTAGAACGTTTAGAGCTCAGTTGTGTTGCTGACTATCGGGTACTCCTGGAAAAAAATCCGATTGATAGCGCTGTGTGGCAACAAATTATTATTGCCCTAGCAAATACTGAAAGTTACTTTTTTCGGGAATGGGGGCAATTTGATCTCTTGCGATCTCATATTTTGCCGGAGTTGATTCAACGGCGATCGCCGGAAAAAAGATTAGCTCTATGGTCAGCAGGTTGTGCCACTGGAGAGGAAGCCTATTCCCTCGCCATTTTATTAACAGAGCTGATTCCGGATATTGAAACGTGGCAAATTACGATTTTTGGGACAGATATTAATACCGAAGCCTTGGCGATCGCCACCCAAGGAGAATACGGAGCATGGTCGCTACGGAGACAGAGTAATGTTGTCAATAAATATTGCCTCATGTCTGACACCGGCAGCCAGCGTATTAAATCTGAGGTGCGTCAGCTGGTGAAATTTATGCCCCTAAATTTACTGGAGTCTTGTCTACCAGATTTTTTACAAAATATTGATGTCATTCTTTGCCGTCATGTTTTTCTCCATTTCGAAAATGAGGCGATCGCCAAAGTACTGGCGCATTTCAGGCAAGCACTCAAAGTCGATGGCTATCTGTTAACGGGTCATAGTGAACTGTACGGCGTTCCTTCACAGGATTTTCGTGCTGATATTTTTGCTGGTTCGATGATCTATCGGCCTCAACGGGAACCCGCCAGAAAACCCCCAGTAACTTCCCTGCCTCGACTACAACGGCGATCGCCCCAATTGTCCCAACGTCAATTGTATTTGTCCGATCCAATGTTTGACCTCGATCAAGCCATCTAA